From Rudanella lutea DSM 19387, a single genomic window includes:
- a CDS encoding carbon-nitrogen hydrolase family protein: protein MKIGIAQLSPRRGDIAHNVQVHQTMTEQAVAAGVSALFFPELSLTGYEPELAHSLATSPNDTLFDLLQALSDWGQITLGVGMPLRRGEGVQIGMVLLQPGQPRQVYAKQYLHPDEYPYFVAGTEPGLISVQGTNVALAICYEISIPGHPQRAYQDGAHLYVASVAKSAEGVEKATMALSAISNAYAMPVLMANNIGPCDNFVAAGQSGVWDAQGTKLAQLDSTAEGLLIYNTQTGSTYTDYTSQY, encoded by the coding sequence ATGAAGATTGGTATTGCTCAACTTAGCCCCCGTCGGGGCGATATAGCCCATAACGTACAGGTTCATCAAACCATGACTGAGCAGGCCGTAGCCGCTGGGGTTTCGGCCCTTTTTTTCCCCGAACTGTCGCTCACAGGTTACGAACCCGAACTGGCTCACTCATTGGCCACCTCACCCAACGATACCCTGTTTGACCTGTTACAAGCCCTCAGCGATTGGGGCCAAATTACGCTCGGGGTCGGTATGCCACTACGGCGCGGTGAGGGCGTTCAGATCGGCATGGTTTTGTTACAACCGGGCCAACCGAGGCAGGTGTACGCCAAGCAATACCTTCACCCCGACGAGTACCCTTACTTTGTTGCCGGTACCGAGCCGGGTTTGATTAGTGTGCAGGGCACCAACGTGGCCTTAGCTATCTGCTATGAGATATCCATTCCGGGCCACCCACAACGTGCCTATCAGGACGGGGCCCATTTGTATGTAGCCAGTGTGGCCAAATCGGCCGAAGGGGTTGAGAAGGCCACGATGGCCCTATCGGCCATTTCCAACGCCTACGCCATGCCTGTGCTGATGGCCAACAACATAGGCCCCTGCGATAATTTCGTAGCCGCCGGGCAATCGGGCGTGTGGGATGCGCAAGGTACTAAGTTGGCCCAACTGGATTCTACTGCTGAGGGCCTGCTAATCTACAACACCCAGACCGGGAGCACCTACACCGACTATACTTCTCAGTACTGA
- the hisS gene encoding histidine--tRNA ligase produces the protein MKPSLVKGTRDFGPEQMSKRLFIFDTIRATFKRFGFLPLETPSMENLSTLTGKYGDEGDQLLFKILNSGDFAASVTPEILATGSKAVLPKIAEKGLRYDLTVPFARYVVMNRHALALPFKRYQMQPVWRADRPQKGRYREFYQCDADVVGTDSLLCEAEIVLMVHEVMRNLGIQNFTLKVNNRKILTGIAEAIGAPGMEGALAVAIDKLDKIGQEKVLDELRDRGFADSAITALLPMFTMQGTTEEVLAKLKSWLTQSETAQKGIAELEETLRLVAQYGLENPQFELDVTLARGLSYYTGAIFEVKALSRDGGPVSIGSISGGGRYDNLTSAFGTSERLSGVGISFGVDRIYDVMEELGLFPTDAGQGTAVLLVPFDAEGRSVALPLLNALRQAGVSAEMYPDLAKVKKMLDYANAKRIPYVVLIGSEEVQTGQLAVKNMLTGEQQKMTAESVVSFVQG, from the coding sequence ATGAAACCATCACTTGTCAAAGGAACACGCGACTTTGGGCCGGAGCAGATGAGCAAACGGCTGTTTATATTCGATACCATCCGGGCTACGTTCAAGCGATTCGGTTTTTTGCCGCTCGAAACCCCCTCCATGGAAAACCTGTCGACGCTGACGGGGAAGTACGGCGATGAGGGTGATCAACTCTTGTTTAAAATCCTGAATTCGGGCGATTTTGCGGCCTCGGTCACGCCCGAAATACTCGCAACAGGCTCTAAAGCTGTGCTGCCCAAAATAGCTGAAAAAGGACTTCGGTATGACCTTACGGTGCCCTTCGCCCGTTACGTGGTCATGAACCGGCACGCGTTGGCACTGCCTTTTAAACGGTATCAGATGCAGCCCGTTTGGCGCGCCGACCGGCCACAGAAAGGTCGCTATCGGGAATTTTATCAATGCGATGCCGATGTGGTGGGCACTGACTCGCTGCTGTGCGAAGCTGAAATCGTGCTGATGGTCCACGAGGTGATGCGAAATCTCGGTATTCAGAACTTCACTCTGAAAGTAAACAACCGCAAGATCCTGACCGGTATTGCCGAGGCCATTGGCGCACCGGGTATGGAGGGGGCCCTGGCTGTAGCCATCGACAAGCTCGATAAGATTGGACAGGAAAAAGTACTCGATGAACTCCGCGACCGGGGCTTCGCCGATAGTGCAATTACGGCCCTGCTGCCCATGTTTACGATGCAGGGCACAACCGAAGAGGTACTTGCTAAGCTCAAAAGCTGGCTGACTCAATCCGAAACGGCACAAAAAGGGATTGCCGAACTCGAAGAAACCCTTCGGCTGGTAGCTCAGTACGGTCTGGAAAACCCACAATTCGAACTCGACGTGACCCTGGCGCGTGGGTTATCGTACTATACCGGAGCCATTTTTGAAGTAAAGGCTCTGAGCCGCGACGGCGGACCGGTAAGCATTGGCAGCATCAGCGGGGGAGGGCGTTACGACAACCTCACGAGTGCGTTCGGTACTTCGGAGCGGCTATCGGGCGTGGGTATTTCGTTCGGTGTCGACCGGATCTACGACGTGATGGAGGAGCTGGGTCTTTTCCCGACCGACGCCGGACAGGGTACGGCTGTCTTGTTGGTGCCTTTCGATGCAGAGGGCCGCTCGGTAGCGCTGCCGCTGCTCAACGCGCTTCGTCAGGCGGGGGTATCCGCCGAAATGTACCCGGATCTGGCCAAAGTGAAGAAGATGCTCGATTACGCGAACGCCAAACGGATTCCGTACGTGGTCTTGATTGGGTCAGAAGAAGTGCAGACCGGCCAACTGGCCGTCAAAAATATGCTGACGGGTGAGCAGCAAAAGATGACGGCTGAGTCTGTGGTCTCGTTCGTGCAGGGATAA